One Gammaproteobacteria bacterium DNA segment encodes these proteins:
- a CDS encoding aminopeptidase: MSANDTPRLAGLAIRLGVNLQRGQALVIRAPLAASDLVLELTSAAYRLGAGPVTCLFEDPRALRARLLLADEQVLGEAPEWLPAAVATAHEQGTARLDVLGPLPDLVDDVPLTRALQGHKALEVASRAETRVLERRLVNASTLLFATESWARRVFTGNSVEAAVTTLSDALRAAAYADGPDAAGRLGQHLAELDMRATALQMRDLRSLRLYGDETDLTVNLAAGHRWVGATDVAHNGIRYAPSLIAEDVRVAVDCRSARGRLALAQPISVAGDVIAGAALEFRGGDIVSMTAASGRAALEGVLSVDRGAGRIVAVGLAPDGTPATRYAAEFHNPTVDRTSGCHVRFGWPDVAVMPATVGDDVGRSAIGIDAFLGAVDVDGCSARGETVPLMRNGTFMV; the protein is encoded by the coding sequence ATGAGCGCCAACGACACGCCGCGTCTCGCGGGCCTCGCGATACGTCTCGGCGTCAACCTGCAGCGCGGGCAGGCGCTCGTGATCCGTGCGCCACTGGCCGCGAGCGATCTGGTACTCGAGTTGACGAGCGCTGCCTATCGGCTTGGGGCCGGTCCCGTTACGTGTTTGTTCGAAGATCCGCGGGCCTTGCGGGCAAGACTGCTGCTGGCCGACGAGCAGGTACTCGGCGAGGCGCCCGAATGGCTGCCGGCGGCCGTGGCCACGGCTCACGAACAGGGCACAGCGCGGCTCGATGTGCTCGGACCGCTACCCGATCTCGTCGACGATGTGCCTTTGACCCGGGCCCTGCAGGGTCACAAGGCACTCGAGGTCGCGTCGCGCGCGGAGACCCGCGTGCTCGAACGCCGGCTCGTCAATGCCAGCACGCTGCTTTTCGCGACCGAGAGCTGGGCGCGGCGCGTGTTCACCGGGAACTCCGTGGAGGCTGCGGTTACCACGCTGAGCGATGCCTTGCGCGCCGCCGCCTATGCTGACGGGCCGGATGCGGCAGGTCGGCTCGGACAGCACCTGGCCGAACTCGACATGCGGGCCACGGCGCTGCAAATGCGCGATTTGCGGTCGCTCAGACTCTACGGCGATGAGACCGACCTGACCGTCAATCTCGCCGCCGGCCATCGGTGGGTCGGCGCCACCGACGTGGCACACAACGGCATCCGCTACGCGCCGAGCCTGATTGCCGAAGACGTGCGCGTCGCCGTCGATTGTCGCAGCGCGCGTGGCCGGCTCGCCTTGGCGCAACCGATCTCTGTCGCGGGCGACGTCATCGCAGGCGCGGCGCTCGAATTCCGCGGCGGCGACATCGTCTCGATGACGGCCGCATCGGGTCGGGCGGCACTCGAGGGTGTGCTCAGTGTAGATAGGGGCGCGGGACGGATTGTTGCCGTCGGGCTAGCACCGGACGGCACGCCGGCGACGCGCTACGCGGCCGAGTTTCACAACCCGACCGTCGACCGCACGTCGGGCTGTCACGTTCGCTTCGGTTGGCCTGACGTGGCCGTCATGCCCGCTACCGTCGGTGACGACGTCGGCCGGAGCGCGATCGGCATCGATGCGTTCCTCGGCGCCGTGGACGTGGACGGCTGCTCTGCCCGGGGTGAGACTGTGCCGTTGATGAGA